atcagtggtggagccactgcgtcttcgatcacggagcggggggccatctgcggagggacatgctcgcctggatggggaaagagttccccgaccaggcgcaggaggagttccggcggcagcgtctcagtgacgggggcgccttgggtgcggaactttccgcgtacgccgcggtacgggcgcccccacgggtctcgattgagacccgccagaagctcctccctggccttctccttggccttgcttatcgccagctgcagatcttttttcaactggcgataagcgtccaacatctgtccctccaggtccgtgtcgaggccgttgcgccttcgacagcggacgtaggccctccgcgcccggcagcacgtcgcccgaaggtcggcgatttcgggcgaccaccaatagacgtgccggcgcggaaccctgcgccgggtccgaggcatggccgcatcgcagacctccttgagcgaactgcgcatgcggcccgccagctcctctgcgctggcgccctccgtcctccccgcggaaccccaccgctgcacgatggcggcctccttgaccagctctcgatcgacctggccgagagaccacctcggcagcgtagtcggcaccctctggggttccgccggcctgcgagaggtgaagatctcgaatcggatgtaccggtgatccgatagagtctccacctcctcctccactctccagtcgaccactctgcgtgcaacgacaggggtggcgaacgaaacgtccaccacggaacccccctgatgtcgcacgcaggtgtgaacctgccccctgttgagaagggacaggtcggagagcagggcccacacctggacggccctccctcgcggattcgtggcggggttgccccaggcacgcgactttgcgtttaagtcgccgagaaccagtatcggtttcggcgactgcctggccaccgcagctctgagTAAGCCGAGataagtctcgaactcagccaggctgcggttaggggagaagtacgtaccgacgacgacgtactccccccaccccaccactacgtatcccgagcccctctcgatgagtgagaggggggggcccgttccgctcctcgtgagaaccgccacggtgtcgtccgagtcccccagccagtgaggtaggggagggacgaagtagggctcgcaggccaccgccaggtctacctgccactccgccatggactgcagcagaaggtcctgcgctccggcggagtggttcacgttcgattgtaggaagctcaggtgtgctggcatacttgattcttctgagcttcctccgtagcctggcggctttcctcgcgcggggcggtcctggttccttggaccgctttacccttcgtgatgggggggttgcaatccctggcccccatcaggtgcccagaaggcttgccggcctccgcgcagaccgcgcagcgcatcttggccgtgcattccgccgacttgtggccgtccgagccacagcggtagcacaggcctcccctctccgccttcgacgggcagagcgcccgtgtatggcccaggcccatacacttgtagcagcgcatagggcgctgctccacgacggccaccttggccgagctccacccgaCGAGGAGGCGACCGGCAGCGGCCAGCTTCTTCGCTGCCGTGAGGGGGCAGGTGACGCGGACCATCCCCATATAGCCGGGTCCGCGCTGCATCACTCCGCACTTCACCGCCTCGGAGGAGCAGTCACCGGCGCGCGCGATCGCCGCGGCCAGTTTCTCCAAGGTGACGGAGTCGTCGAGCCCCGTCACCTTCAGGTCGGCCTTCTTCACTGGCTGTGCGACATTGGCGACCCCGTCGAGCACGGTGCGGAGCTTCTCAGCCAGCTTCcctgcctgctccgcttgggcCCTCGGTATCTCGAGTACCCTGGCCCCTGTCGCAGTCCGTCTCACTTTCAGGCCGCCGCAAATGCCGAGGTCTTGGAGCTTCACTCCTTGCTCCGCCCTCTCAAGGACCTGAGCGTAAGTGACGCCCTTTTCCTCAGCCGCCGGCTGCAGCGTGAGCACGATGGCAGCCGTGCGCGGAGTGGCCAACTTCGGCTTGGCCACCTGAGGCGTCTTCGGCGGCGCCTTTGCGGCCGTAGCGTCGGCGGAAGGGGTGGTCTTGCTCCCCTTCCTGCCCTTCTTCACCACCGTGGACCAGGACGTTTCCTTGTTCGGTGGTGTCTGGGACGTCGCCGGTGCAACCGGGGCGCTTACCGTCGCACATGGAGGGCCTGCGGTCGGCGATTGTGCCACTGGTGGGGCCGTTTTCCTGGCCTTATTCGGAATCGCCGGCTGACGGGCCGCCGACGCGTGAGACGGCGTCACCTCTTGCGGTTTATCTGCCGCGGAGGGAGGTCGCTGCATCCTCGCAGGGAGGCGCTCCTCCAGGCCCGCCAATTGGTCCTTCATCGCCGCGCCGATCGACCTGACGATGAAGTCCTTGAGCTCCTCCATCGAAGGAGCGCCTCGCGGGGTGTTGGCCGCCTCGGTCGCCGCTGCCACCGTGGTACGCATCTCCGCGTACTCACGGCGGTGGGCCTTTAGCTCCGCCTTGAGGTTTTCAACCTCCCTGTGCAGGCGGTTGTTGTCCGCCCGGAGCCTCCTGCTCTCCTCGGCCTCCGTCCGAGAGGCGAGGGCCTCGACCACACCCTCCAGAGAGGTCGCTGCGTCTtttagctttttaataaatcctcCTTTTAAGTTGGAGGATTTAAGAGCGACCTCTCGTATCTGGGCCGCATTTCGGCCAGCCTCCGCGCGGAGCTCCTCGGCGCTTAAGTCGGCTGGGTCTGCGATGTTTATTGCGGGGGTCGGCTCGTTGACCACCGGCGCCGCAGCCGGCGCCTTTTTAAAGGCTCGGCTGCGCAGGGTACGCTCGAAGGCGAGCTCCCTGTCTTCCTCCTCTTTCTTTTTTAGTTCAGCCCTAGCTTGGCTGAGCCCGTTCTTTGAGTTGCCGCGGCGGTCGGCAGTGAGTCTCGCCGAGTCGGAGTCCGAGTCGGAATCGTCATGGTCGACGAACCGGACCGAGGCGTCCGACGCTGTCTCCATATCGGAGTCCATAAAATTGCCTGAGGCTGCAGATTAAAGCGGCGTCCCGCAGGAAGTACTTGGGCCAGGGTGGCTCTAAGGCATCATTATTGATCCTCAGAGCCCGGGCTATCGGATAAGCcgataaaaaattttttgttgatttttaccctccctgttctatatatatattacagggcGGGTGGGAGGGCacaactgagtgaggtatttttttcagatttttacgacaagaaatggagaaaaaattttgaaaaatgtacttcctaGTCAGTCAGTCCTATTCCAACTTCCATATCCGACGGATGTCTTaagaaaatctatttttttttttaaaagtctcAACCTATAACAGTGCGGCCCCATTACGTTAAATGCATGCAATTGACATTCAAAGGCGCGTAGATATTTCTGTCGGCTCGTGACCATATGTGCACCTGTTAAAACCTTgtgccaattaataaaaaaaggccaatgttgatggcgtattggtgatgtaaggaatgatttatattcCTATCAGCCCTAATGTGTTTGGACgttttaccatcaggtggtcaattTCTTCGTTCGCCTTCTTATTATACACAACATCACAttacacacatttttttgcgaGGTTGAAATCTTAGGGCTAGAATTTATATTACCTTCTAATTCttacttaactttatttaatatttgtcctTGTTTCTGttgaaatagtaaaatataaatggtttATTAATTGAGATAGCTTGTGTCTACTgaggtattaatttattttcaaccaCGTAAGCTGAGATGATTCTACTTCTTACAAGTATTACGTGGCAAAGGAGAAACCCGCTGAAGTTACAtccaaatttacaaatataaaaaaataactccgATAAAGCTAGAAAAGACAATTGGGCAGAatcactaaaattttaaatatcagtatATCAAATAACCTGACTAAAACTTAGAAAGCAACTACCTTTTAATGAAGCTATCTGTGTACTGCCGTCTAATACGCTAATCGGTCAATTTTGTTGTGGATTACGTTTTTAGGGTTCCATAGCCAAATCGCAAAAAAatgaacccttatagattcttCATGTCCGTTTGTCCGTTTTGTTTGTCCGTCCGTATGGCACAGTCACTTTCTTCCGAAACTATAttgttgaaacttggtaagtagatgtattctgtgaaccgcgtaagattttcacacaaaaataaaaaaaaagcaatagatTTTGGAGGTTccccatacttagaactgaaactcaaaaaaaaaaaatcatcaaaccGATACGTGTCTAtctatggataggtcttcaaaaacgatattgatgttttttatgtcattttttcTAAACAGAAAAATTTGCGCGAGAGACACTTTCAAAGTGGGAATATGTATGTCCGCCCCcgtaacttctaaaataagagaatgataaaacaaaaaaatatatatgatgtacatttcattaccatgcaaacttccaACCAAAATAggtttgaacgagatctagtaagtagttttttttaatacgtcataaatcgtaaatTTACCCTTGATTCAAAAGTTACGACGAACTAcaagaacttttatattatgtgctgCTACGGAACCGTTCGTGGGCGAGTCCGGCTTGCACTTggcaacttttttattttaattttattttattataatttctgatCAATCGCTGTAATTCAAGTCGGtaataaaagtatgtttatatttttggatacaatattaactttactataaaccatataatatatattaatatattatatatattatataataacgcAATACTCAATATTGGTGAAGTAAAACTAGCACAAACAAAATAGGGCAGGATCTGTTACCCTTGTTTGTACTCCTTGCTCTGCAGAGCATGAAGAAGTAATCATCCCAAGTGCACACGTCGTTTAAAAACGTACATCGATATCAAAGGCTTAAAAAAAGCGACCTGTTCTTTCTATGCTTTAgcctgatttaaaaaaaaatgtttttttttttttattaatcatcttCGTAAAGATTCTGCTATTAATAGTCATTATAAACTACTAACCGCAGCttcagaaattatataaaatttaaatattaaaagaacatgAAAAACACGCTTGTCACGGTCAATGgcctaaatttaaagcgggtaCGTAAAGATACTGATAACGTTTCCAAAAATGCTGCAATTTTTGGTAGTATCTTTTTCAGTTTGGCCATACAAAAACTTCTCTTATTaatacgaatttatttaaaaataccgtCAATTTACAATTCAAATCTTTTCGATTAAACCAATATAGATTTTgtgctgaaattattttttaatgtatgtatatatataacaacagCCTAAATCGTCTTCCAAGTCTCGTTAGTTATTCTTAAGAAATGTGTAAATTAGTTTGACATTGATGAAGGAATAACTAaagatttaattgtttattatctaCATCATACATATAATCACCGATCCTCCCCCCAAggtgattatatattatatattgctcATATTATAAACATCCGTCTATCCCAGCACGCAGAAACCATACTTCCCGAGTCCCAGTGTGGTTTCAGCCCAGGCAGAGGAACGGTGGATGCTATCTTTGTCGTGCGGCAAATCCAAGAAAAGAGCCTGGAACAACACCGTCCACTGTATATGTGCTTTGTAGATCTAGAGAAAGCCTTTGACAGAGTCCCGCGTGAAGCACTGTGGATAATGCTAAGGAAAACTGGATGTCCTGAGAAGTTGTTAAACTTAATACGTCAGTTTCATGACAATATGACGGTTAAAGTTCGACATGAAAATGACTTTTTCGACCAAATACCAGTAACCAGTGGCGTAAAACAGGGCTGTGTCATGGCTCCCGTTTTGTTCTCTTTATACTTCGCTTTCGTTATGCGAGATGCAACTAGAACGTGCAATAGTCAAATTGAACTTAGCTCCAGAACAGATAAGAGCATATTCGACTTGTCCCGTTTCAGAGTTAAGACTAAAGTTTCCAGGCTCTCGGTTCTAGACGTCTTATATGCCGACGATGTTTGCCTTATGGCCGACTCAATAGAGTTTCTTCAAACCTATGTAGACTCCTTACACCTGTCGTGCCGCAGATTTGGCTTGGTTATAAGCACCAGCAAAACTCAGGTTTTAAAGCAACCTGCTCGAGGTTGTCTTGTTGACCAATCGGCTATTAACTTGGATGGCTCTGCATTGGAAGAAGTTCCATACTTCAAATACTTAGGCAGCAGATTAAAGCACGACAACACACTAGAAGCAGAAATACCAGCCCGAATAGCAAGTGCTGCCGCGGCCTTTGGCAAACTTAATGCCCATGTTTGGAACTCACACGACCTCAAATTGCAAACTAAAATGATAGTATACAAAGCGATTGTCCTGCCTATATTACTGTATGCTGCAGAAACTTGGTGCTGCTATAAAGCAGACATTAAGAAACTGGACACATTCCATCTCAAGTGTCTCAGATCTATTTTGCGCATTAAGTGGCAGGACCGAATTCCAAACACCGAAGTATTACGTCGCTCAGGTATGTCTGGAATGGAAGCCCTGATAATGAAACATCAACTAAGATGGAGCGGTCACGTCTTACGCATGCCCGATAGCAGACTCCCAAAGGCGGTCTTCTATTCAGAGCTCTCCAAAGGGAAGCGGAAGCAAGGCGttgtttaaaactaaattcgGTTTCGCCAGCCATATTAGAGCCCACCAGCGTAATTTATAGGAGTCGCCGTCACCGGATGCGGTGTGGACGACATGACATATAATCATGTCAAGATGTATTTTCATAacgttttatattcatttaaaaattctgTAAGATGCCTATCTTTTAAAGCGTATAAATTTTGGTATCCAAATTATTTACAGTTGTAGTATTGTTTCGGATAATATTTCAGATGTTGCTTTAACCTCaactttatcaattaaaattcgaatgaaACTTATATCTGTGGATAAGTGCATTGTGTGTCTTTGTGTATTGTCTCTGTTTTCTTGGTGACTTTGTAGAAGGCAGTCCGAGTAAGATCAGATATTATACTGCCATACAGCAATACTTGATGAGCCTGTATGtcaagctatttaaaaaaaaaagtctctaCATCTGTCTCCGCCGTCAGCTAGAACATTTCACGTCTCGTGAGGAGTCCCACAGGGACCTTCACTTGGttcgcatttatttaaattttgtaaatactacATTAGTCAAGCAATCGTCAATTCTATTCTATGACTTGaagtcatattaaaaatacgtctgaatagttttacaaatagcgttattgtaatttgttttattatatatttatatattaaaaaaatatatatattagttacttTACCTTACCTTCAGTCTATCTCGTTGACtgatttattctaaaaatattaaaaacatttaccaGTCCGCCAACATTTGCCACATaaaaaattattctataaaaatattataataagcctC
This portion of the Vanessa atalanta chromosome 22, ilVanAtal1.2, whole genome shotgun sequence genome encodes:
- the LOC125072579 gene encoding uncharacterized protein LOC125072579, with the protein product METASDASVRFVDHDDSDSDSDSARLTADRRGNSKNGLSQARAELKKKEEEDRELAFERTLRSRAFKKAPAAAPVVNEPTPAINIADPADLSAEELRAEAGRNAAQIREVALKSSNLKGGFIKKLKDAATSLEGVVEALASRTEAEESRRLRADNNRLHREVENLKAELKAHRREYAEMRTTVAAATEAANTPRGAPSMEELKDFIVRSIGAAMKDQLAGLEERLPARMQRPPSAADKPQEVTPSHASAARQPAIPNKARKTAPPVAQSPTAGPPCATVSAPVAPATSQTPPNKETSWSTVVKKGRKGSKTTPSADATAAKAPPKTPQVAKPKLATPRTAAIVLTLQPAAEEKGVTYAQVLERAEQGVKLQDLGICGGLKVRRTATGARVLEIPRAQAEQAGKLAEKLRTVLDGVANVAQPVKKADLKVTGLDDSVTLEKLAAAIARAGDCSSEAVKCGVMQRGPGYMGMVRVTCPLTAAKKLAAAGRLLVGWSSAKAKQITRCASPAGIPSVDECSFLTLFGYFSNSNNSTTQ